A genomic region of Miscanthus floridulus cultivar M001 chromosome 3, ASM1932011v1, whole genome shotgun sequence contains the following coding sequences:
- the LOC136543887 gene encoding uncharacterized protein, which produces MATAEEKLDSLGAQMKSMLLLMETFNRWRPEVDNFSNELTKEIRTLTSRVEALEANNAPPSAPKREEEGRAMGHGVVTSSQGTAGGTLVLTHPLANGQLSPSTSPVHYPTASTHSESRLPKAQFPKFDGSHPKVWKEKAEKYFDMFNVPVHRWAQYGTLHFKGHAALWLQTYEAQHGVDNWVDLCIAIESKFGKDLYHNSMQELLSIKQTSDVQDYYERFQTVMHKVLVHNNHLDDVFFVSKFIQGLYPDIRAAIVLHKPRTVDVALSLALMQADVLDSQPKFFVKRNYRDYNKYPGKPPPTATPGVLGAPPVADTKPKWEDKLATLRAQRRAQGLCMKCGEKWGRNHKCPDKVALHVLEEFMELLSDDSAPDQHASDSSDEEEAVFALSQPAAVGVSGKKTIKLHGIVKDQQLLILIDSGSTCTFISSNMANALNCVLRPAPLIQVVVANGDKLQSTHQVLNFSWWSQGHTFTTDARVLSLQYYDMVLGMDWLEQHSPMWIHWKRKLLRFSYQGSRISLKGIKDTLSSCPKIKVRKLQGLIKKGGIAQLLHLCPVTPPLPPDMIPLPVQQLVDSQAHLFQDPDSLPPSREFDHHIPLIPGVKPVNVKPYRYSPTQKDEIERQIKEMLSNGIIRPSHSPFASPVILVKKKDGSWRFCVDYRQLNNITVKNKYPLPVVDELFDELNGAAWFTKLDMRSGYHQIRLATEDEAKTTFRTHSGH; this is translated from the coding sequence ATGGCGACGGCTGAGGAAAAGCTTGACTCACTCGGTGCCCAGATGAAGTCCATGCTCCTACTCATGGAGACGTTCAATCGCTGGCGTCCTGAGGTGGATAACTTCTCCAACGAGCTCACCAAGGAGATCCGAACTCTCACATCgcgcgtggaggcgttggaggcAAACAACGCTCCGCCATCGGCCCCAAAGCGCGAGGAAGAGGGGCGGGCCATGGGCCACGGCGTCGTCACATCATCACAGGGGACTGCAGGGGGGACTCTGGTCCTCACTCATCCCCTGGCCAATGGTCAGTTATCCCCCTCCACCTCCCCAGTTCATTACCCTACTGCATCTACACATTCTGAATCTCGTTTACCTAAGGCTCAGTTTCCCAAATTTGATGGGTCTCATCCCAAAGTCTGGAAAGAAAAGGCCGAAAAATACTTTGATATGTTCAATGTTCCGGTCCATCGCTGGGCTCAGTATGGTACCTTACATTTCAAAGGGCATGCTGCCTTATGGTTACAAACCTACGAGGCTCAGCATGGGGTGGATAACTGGGTGGATCTTTGCATTGCCATTGAATCTAAATTTGGGAAAGATCTATATCATAACTCCATGCAAGAATTACTGAGCATTAAGCAAACCTCGGATGTTCAAGATTATTATGAAAGATTTCAAACTGTCATGCATAAAGTGCTGGTGCATAACAACCATTTAGATGATGTGTTTTTTGTCAGTAAATTCATTCAAGGCTTGTATCCTGACATCCGTGCTGCTATTGTTTTACATAAGCCAAGAACAGTTGATGTGGCCTTGTCATTGGCTCTTATGCAGGCTGATGTGCTGGACTCTCAACCAAAGTTTTTTGTCAAGCGCAATTATCGTGACTATAACAAGTATCCTGGCAAACCACCGCCAACTGCAACTCCTGGTGTTCTGGGAGCACCACCAGTCGCCGACACAAAGCCAAAGTGGGAAGACAAGCTCGCCACATTGCGAGCTCAGCGGCGTGCCCAAGGTTTATGCATGAAGTGTGGCGAGAAATGGGGTCGCAACCATAAGTGTCCAGATAAAGTAGCCTTGCATGTCTTGGAAGAGTTCATGGAGCTGCTCTCCGATGATAGTGCGCCTGATCAGCATGCTTCAGATTCTAGTGATGAAGAGGAAGCGGTGTTTGCTCTGTCTCAGCCCGCAGCAGTGGGGGTTTCAGGCAAGAAAACAATCAAGCTCCATGGCATCGTCAAAGATCAACAATTGCTTATCCTCATTGATTCGGGCAGCACCTGCACATTCATTAGCTCCAACATGGCCAATGCCCTCAATTGTGTCCTGAGGCCTGCTCCTCTAATTCAAGTCGTTGTGGCCAATGGCGATAAACTTCAGAGCACCCATCAGGTCCTCAACTTCAGCTGGTGGTCTCAAGGGCACACATTCACAACTGATGCTCGTGTGTTGTCTTTGCAATACTATGACATGGTGTTAGGCATGGACTGGTTGGAACAACACAGTCCCATGTGGATACACTGGAAAAGGAAGTTGTTGCGGTTCTCTTATCAGGGTAGCAGAATTAGCTTAAAGGGCATTAAAGATACCTTATCCAGTTGTCCCAAGATCAAGGTTAGGAAATTACAGGGCCTCATCAAGAAGGGTGGTATAGCTCAGTTGCTTCATTTGTGTCCAGTAACACCACCCTTACCTCCAGACATGATTCCTCTGCCAGTACAGCAGTTAGTTGACAGTCAAGCTCACCTTTTCCAGGATCCAGATTCCTTGCCACCCTCAAGGGAATTTGATCATCACATCCCTCTGATCCCTGGAGTGAAACCTGTAAATGTCAAGCCATACAGATATTCCCCAACACAAAAAGATGAGATTGAGCGTCAGATCAAAGAAATGCTCTCCAATGGCATCATTAGGCCCAGCCACAGTCCTTTTGCTTCCCCAGTAATCTTGGTCAAAAAGAAAGATGGCAGCTGGCGTTTTTGTGTGGATTATCGGCAACTCAACAATATCACTGTCaaaaataagtatccattaccagTGGtagatgaactttttgatgagtTGAATGGAGCAGCTTGGTTCACAAAATTGGAtatgagatcaggatatcatcaaattcGGTTGGCTACTGAGGATGAGGCCAAAACAACATTCCGTACTCATAGTGGGCATTAG